Proteins from a single region of Neomonachus schauinslandi chromosome 10, ASM220157v2, whole genome shotgun sequence:
- the SNRPB2 gene encoding U2 small nuclear ribonucleoprotein B'' isoform X3, with translation MLPVYNRIYTVSLGSLNSLTPNMDIRPNHTIYINNMNDKIKKEELKRSLYALFSQFGHVVDIVALKTMKMRGQAFVIFKELGSSTNALRQLQGFPFYGKPMGTPNAANTQGNSTPNPQVPDYPPNYILFLNNLPEETNEMMLSMLFNQFPGFKEVRLVPGRHDIAFVEFENDGQAGAARDALQGFKITPSHAMKITYAKK, from the exons ATGCTCCCTGTTTATAACAGAATATATACTGTCTCCTTAGGCAGTTTGAACAGTTTAACTCCAAACATGGATATCAGACCAAATCATACAATTTACATCAACAATAtgaatgacaaaattaaaaaagaag AGTTGAAGAGATCCCTGTATGCCCTGTTTTCTCAGTTTGGCCACGTTGTAGATATTGTAGCTTTAAAGACCATGAAGATGAGGGGGCAagcctttgttatttttaaggaaCTGGGCTCATCCACAAATGCCTTGAGACAGTTACAAGGATTTCCATTTTATGGTAAACCAATG gGAACACCAAATGCAGCAAATACCCAAGGAAATTCAACACCAAATCCTCAG gTCCCTGATTACCCTCCAAACTATATTTTATTCCTCAATAATTTACCAGAAGAGACTAATGAGATGATGTTGTCCATGCTGTTTAATCA GTTTCCTGGCTTCAAGGAAGTACGTTTGGTACCTGGGAGGCATGACAttgcttttgttgaatttgaaaATGATGGACAGGCTGGAGCTGCCAGGGATGCTTTACAGGGATTTAAAATCACACCGTCCCATGCCATGAAGATCACCTATGCCAAGAAATAA
- the SNRPB2 gene encoding U2 small nuclear ribonucleoprotein B'' isoform X1, translating to MLPVYNRIYTVSLGSLNSLTPNMDIRPNHTIYINNMNDKIKKEELKRSLYALFSQFGHVVDIVALKTMKMRGQAFVIFKELGSSTNALRQLQGFPFYGKPMRIQYAKTDSDIISKMRGTFADKEKKKEKKKAKTVEQTATTANKKPGQGTPNAANTQGNSTPNPQVPDYPPNYILFLNNLPEETNEMMLSMLFNQFPGFKEVRLVPGRHDIAFVEFENDGQAGAARDALQGFKITPSHAMKITYAKK from the exons ATGCTCCCTGTTTATAACAGAATATATACTGTCTCCTTAGGCAGTTTGAACAGTTTAACTCCAAACATGGATATCAGACCAAATCATACAATTTACATCAACAATAtgaatgacaaaattaaaaaagaag AGTTGAAGAGATCCCTGTATGCCCTGTTTTCTCAGTTTGGCCACGTTGTAGATATTGTAGCTTTAAAGACCATGAAGATGAGGGGGCAagcctttgttatttttaaggaaCTGGGCTCATCCACAAATGCCTTGAGACAGTTACAAGGATTTCCATTTTATGGTAAACCAATG CGAATCCAGTATGCAAAAACAGATTCTGATATAATATCTAAAATGCGCGGCACTTTTGctgacaaagaaaagaagaaggaaaagaaaaaagcaaaaactgtgGAACAGACTGCGACCACTGCAAACAAAAAGCCTGGTCAG gGAACACCAAATGCAGCAAATACCCAAGGAAATTCAACACCAAATCCTCAG gTCCCTGATTACCCTCCAAACTATATTTTATTCCTCAATAATTTACCAGAAGAGACTAATGAGATGATGTTGTCCATGCTGTTTAATCA GTTTCCTGGCTTCAAGGAAGTACGTTTGGTACCTGGGAGGCATGACAttgcttttgttgaatttgaaaATGATGGACAGGCTGGAGCTGCCAGGGATGCTTTACAGGGATTTAAAATCACACCGTCCCATGCCATGAAGATCACCTATGCCAAGAAATAA
- the SNRPB2 gene encoding U2 small nuclear ribonucleoprotein B'' isoform X4, whose product MDIRPNHTIYINNMNDKIKKEAFVIFKELGSSTNALRQLQGFPFYGKPMRIQYAKTDSDIISKMRGTFADKEKKKEKKKAKTVEQTATTANKKPGQGTPNAANTQGNSTPNPQVPDYPPNYILFLNNLPEETNEMMLSMLFNQFPGFKEVRLVPGRHDIAFVEFENDGQAGAARDALQGFKITPSHAMKITYAKK is encoded by the exons ATGGATATCAGACCAAATCATACAATTTACATCAACAATAtgaatgacaaaattaaaaaagaag cctttgttatttttaaggaaCTGGGCTCATCCACAAATGCCTTGAGACAGTTACAAGGATTTCCATTTTATGGTAAACCAATG CGAATCCAGTATGCAAAAACAGATTCTGATATAATATCTAAAATGCGCGGCACTTTTGctgacaaagaaaagaagaaggaaaagaaaaaagcaaaaactgtgGAACAGACTGCGACCACTGCAAACAAAAAGCCTGGTCAG gGAACACCAAATGCAGCAAATACCCAAGGAAATTCAACACCAAATCCTCAG gTCCCTGATTACCCTCCAAACTATATTTTATTCCTCAATAATTTACCAGAAGAGACTAATGAGATGATGTTGTCCATGCTGTTTAATCA GTTTCCTGGCTTCAAGGAAGTACGTTTGGTACCTGGGAGGCATGACAttgcttttgttgaatttgaaaATGATGGACAGGCTGGAGCTGCCAGGGATGCTTTACAGGGATTTAAAATCACACCGTCCCATGCCATGAAGATCACCTATGCCAAGAAATAA
- the SNRPB2 gene encoding U2 small nuclear ribonucleoprotein B'' isoform X2 — MDIRPNHTIYINNMNDKIKKEELKRSLYALFSQFGHVVDIVALKTMKMRGQAFVIFKELGSSTNALRQLQGFPFYGKPMRIQYAKTDSDIISKMRGTFADKEKKKEKKKAKTVEQTATTANKKPGQGTPNAANTQGNSTPNPQVPDYPPNYILFLNNLPEETNEMMLSMLFNQFPGFKEVRLVPGRHDIAFVEFENDGQAGAARDALQGFKITPSHAMKITYAKK, encoded by the exons ATGGATATCAGACCAAATCATACAATTTACATCAACAATAtgaatgacaaaattaaaaaagaag AGTTGAAGAGATCCCTGTATGCCCTGTTTTCTCAGTTTGGCCACGTTGTAGATATTGTAGCTTTAAAGACCATGAAGATGAGGGGGCAagcctttgttatttttaaggaaCTGGGCTCATCCACAAATGCCTTGAGACAGTTACAAGGATTTCCATTTTATGGTAAACCAATG CGAATCCAGTATGCAAAAACAGATTCTGATATAATATCTAAAATGCGCGGCACTTTTGctgacaaagaaaagaagaaggaaaagaaaaaagcaaaaactgtgGAACAGACTGCGACCACTGCAAACAAAAAGCCTGGTCAG gGAACACCAAATGCAGCAAATACCCAAGGAAATTCAACACCAAATCCTCAG gTCCCTGATTACCCTCCAAACTATATTTTATTCCTCAATAATTTACCAGAAGAGACTAATGAGATGATGTTGTCCATGCTGTTTAATCA GTTTCCTGGCTTCAAGGAAGTACGTTTGGTACCTGGGAGGCATGACAttgcttttgttgaatttgaaaATGATGGACAGGCTGGAGCTGCCAGGGATGCTTTACAGGGATTTAAAATCACACCGTCCCATGCCATGAAGATCACCTATGCCAAGAAATAA